One window from the genome of Treponema sp. OMZ 838 encodes:
- the ppdK gene encoding pyruvate, phosphate dikinase, with product MAEEKYVYFFGNGKAEGNGEMKQLLGGKGAGLAEMTRAKLPVPAGFTITTEVCQLYYSNNKKYPAGLEQSVKENLQKLEKSAGKKLGDPNDPLLVSVRSGAPVSMPGMMETILNLGLTDKSVEGLAKKTSNRRFALDAYRRFIMMYGSTAMGIDRIKFDDLFDEVKEKHTRGRLNIAASKKVGDTDVNEDELAEVITKFKALYKKEIKKDFPQDPIEQLWGAIGAVFNSWMAEKAVTYRRVENLVGIKGTAVNVMQMVFGNKGNTSGTGVCFTRDPNSGENIFYGDYLFNAQGEDVVAGIRTPIKLSEFEKEDKKAYDQLCKVRALLEEHYKDMQDMEFTVEEGTLYMLQCRTGKRSPAAAFRMAVDMVNEKLITKEEAIMRIKASDIEGIFYPAIDYKQPNLKSALFVSGIAAVPGAAAGKICFSAAKAEALAANKEKAILVRKETSPEDVGGMHAAQGILTATGGKTSHAAVVARGWGKCCIVGCEKLVIDYEKGECSYDGKVLKEGDFITLDGTKGDVYIGELKLVQAKQPESYKTLMKWVDEIRTIKVRTNADQPEDAKVAIEHGAEGIGLCRTEHMFFNDEKRILAIREMIVADSTEGRKKALAKLLPIQTKDFEGIFKAMDGKGVTIRLIDPPLHEFVPHDKEGQQKLAEALNISFASVKERVEQLHEANPMLGHRGCRLAITYPEILEMQVTAIITAACNVHKKGITVLPEIMIPLTIDPKEFAILESRVRSVADAILKKHEAKIKYLVGTMIETPRAALLADKIAERAEFFSFGTNDLTQMTLGISRDDAAKFLPEYVDEQKAGVFPADPFQSLDQAGVGLLVKEGIAKGRSTRPELKVGICGEHGGDLESVKFCCRAGMSYVSASPFRVPIARLAAAQAAIEDKKAGAKKTAKTAKTAKTAKSAKTATKKK from the coding sequence ATGGCAGAAGAAAAATATGTCTATTTCTTCGGGAACGGCAAAGCTGAAGGCAACGGCGAAATGAAGCAGCTGCTGGGCGGTAAAGGTGCCGGCTTAGCCGAAATGACTCGTGCAAAGTTACCTGTTCCCGCTGGTTTTACAATTACCACTGAAGTTTGTCAATTGTATTATTCAAATAATAAAAAATATCCTGCCGGCTTGGAGCAGTCTGTAAAAGAAAACTTGCAGAAGCTTGAAAAAAGTGCCGGTAAGAAGCTTGGTGATCCCAATGATCCGCTTTTGGTTTCCGTCCGTTCAGGTGCTCCCGTTTCGATGCCCGGTATGATGGAAACGATTTTGAACCTCGGTTTAACCGATAAATCAGTCGAAGGTTTGGCAAAAAAGACTTCAAACCGCCGTTTTGCATTGGATGCATACCGCCGCTTTATTATGATGTACGGCTCAACGGCAATGGGCATTGACCGTATTAAGTTTGATGACCTTTTTGATGAGGTAAAAGAAAAGCATACCCGCGGACGCTTGAATATTGCAGCGAGCAAAAAAGTCGGTGATACCGATGTAAATGAAGACGAGCTCGCAGAAGTTATCACGAAATTTAAGGCACTGTATAAGAAAGAGATTAAAAAAGACTTCCCGCAGGATCCGATCGAACAGCTTTGGGGCGCTATCGGAGCGGTATTCAATTCTTGGATGGCCGAAAAAGCCGTTACCTACCGCCGCGTAGAAAATCTCGTCGGAATTAAGGGTACTGCAGTCAACGTTATGCAAATGGTATTCGGGAACAAGGGGAATACCTCCGGTACCGGCGTTTGCTTTACGCGTGATCCCAACAGCGGCGAAAACATATTTTACGGTGATTACCTCTTTAATGCACAGGGTGAAGACGTTGTTGCAGGTATCCGTACACCGATTAAACTCTCCGAGTTTGAAAAAGAAGATAAAAAAGCGTATGATCAGCTCTGCAAAGTCCGCGCTCTTTTGGAAGAACATTATAAAGATATGCAGGATATGGAGTTCACCGTAGAAGAAGGTACGCTCTATATGCTCCAGTGCCGTACCGGTAAGCGCTCTCCCGCCGCTGCGTTTAGAATGGCTGTCGATATGGTAAATGAAAAGCTCATTACAAAAGAAGAAGCTATCATGCGTATTAAGGCAAGCGATATTGAAGGTATTTTCTATCCTGCCATCGACTATAAGCAGCCAAACTTAAAATCCGCGCTATTCGTCAGCGGAATTGCCGCAGTTCCGGGTGCTGCCGCAGGAAAAATCTGTTTCTCCGCAGCTAAGGCAGAGGCTCTCGCTGCAAATAAAGAAAAAGCAATTCTGGTGCGTAAGGAAACCAGCCCCGAAGATGTCGGCGGTATGCACGCTGCACAGGGTATTTTGACTGCGACCGGCGGAAAGACAAGCCACGCAGCTGTTGTCGCCCGCGGTTGGGGTAAATGCTGTATCGTCGGATGCGAAAAACTCGTGATCGATTACGAAAAAGGCGAATGCAGCTATGACGGTAAAGTTCTGAAAGAAGGGGATTTTATCACCCTTGACGGAACAAAAGGCGATGTATATATCGGTGAATTAAAATTGGTACAGGCAAAACAGCCCGAATCATATAAGACCTTGATGAAGTGGGTTGATGAAATCCGCACTATCAAAGTACGCACGAATGCCGATCAGCCTGAGGATGCAAAAGTTGCAATTGAGCACGGCGCTGAAGGTATCGGTTTGTGCCGCACCGAACACATGTTCTTTAATGATGAAAAACGCATTCTTGCAATTCGTGAGATGATTGTTGCGGACAGCACCGAAGGACGCAAAAAGGCCTTGGCGAAGCTGCTCCCGATTCAGACGAAAGACTTTGAAGGTATCTTTAAAGCTATGGACGGAAAGGGTGTTACAATTCGCTTAATCGATCCGCCGCTGCACGAATTTGTACCGCACGATAAAGAAGGTCAGCAGAAATTGGCCGAAGCGCTCAATATCAGCTTTGCAAGTGTAAAGGAACGGGTAGAACAGCTCCATGAAGCAAACCCGATGCTCGGACACCGCGGCTGCCGTTTGGCAATTACCTATCCCGAAATCCTCGAAATGCAGGTAACCGCTATTATTACTGCGGCATGCAATGTACATAAAAAAGGTATTACGGTACTGCCGGAAATTATGATTCCGCTTACCATCGATCCTAAAGAATTTGCGATTCTGGAATCGAGAGTTCGCAGCGTTGCCGATGCAATTCTGAAAAAGCACGAGGCAAAGATTAAATACTTGGTCGGTACAATGATCGAAACTCCGCGCGCCGCTTTGTTGGCTGATAAGATTGCAGAACGGGCAGAGTTCTTCTCATTCGGAACCAACGACTTAACGCAGATGACGCTTGGTATCAGCCGCGACGATGCTGCAAAGTTCTTGCCTGAGTATGTCGATGAGCAAAAAGCGGGAGTATTCCCTGCCGATCCGTTCCAGTCTTTGGATCAAGCCGGTGTCGGGTTGCTCGTAAAAGAAGGTATTGCAAAAGGCCGTTCGACCCGCCCCGAATTAAAGGTCGGTATCTGCGGTGAACACGGCGGTGATTTGGAATCCGTCAAGTTCTGCTGCCGCGCCGGTATGTCGTATGTTTCGGCATCCCCCTTCCGTGTTCCGATTGCCCGCCTTGCTGCTGCACAGGCTGCAATAGAGGATAAAAAGGCCGGAGCTAAAAAAACGGCAAAAACTGCAAAGACAGCTAAAACGGCAAAATCTGCCAAAACCGCAACGAAAAAAAAGTAA
- a CDS encoding adenylate cyclase, whose translation MHEIELKAHLEHPEKTEALLSRIADFSLRCTKTDRYWTLGEKTVRVRRELIRDKETVFVTHKQKHYTDTIETNRELEFELAAVSVPVFTEMLESLGMTCTTKKQKETKVFVPHSNLFSADILEDTRSVSAELSFIHPIGYFLEIEVLYPDEGSDTAAYERHIRNAQIIFDTLLDALAVPQSAIEIRPYDKLLALQML comes from the coding sequence ATGCACGAAATCGAATTAAAAGCGCATCTTGAGCATCCTGAAAAAACCGAGGCGCTGTTATCCCGTATCGCAGATTTTTCACTCCGCTGCACCAAGACCGACCGGTACTGGACACTCGGAGAAAAAACGGTACGGGTACGGCGGGAACTGATTAGGGACAAAGAAACGGTTTTCGTAACGCATAAGCAGAAACACTATACCGATACGATAGAAACCAACCGCGAACTCGAATTTGAGCTTGCAGCTGTGTCCGTACCGGTATTTACCGAAATGCTCGAAAGCCTCGGTATGACCTGTACCACAAAGAAACAAAAGGAGACAAAAGTTTTTGTTCCACACTCAAACTTGTTTTCTGCAGACATACTTGAAGATACTCGATCGGTGTCGGCGGAGCTATCCTTCATACATCCGATCGGGTATTTTTTAGAAATCGAGGTTCTCTACCCCGATGAAGGTTCCGATACTGCCGCTTACGAACGGCATATCCGTAATGCACAGATTATTTTCGATACGCTGCTTGATGCTTTAGCAGTTCCGCAATCGGCTATCGAAATACGCCCGTACGATAAGCTGCTGGCTCTTCAGATGTTATGA
- a CDS encoding AMP-binding protein: MELLRYAEKDPHRVLAITDSGETLHYSEINTAAAAFPKEAAHQLVFLLCRNSPGTLLGYLGCLKAGAVPLLLDAHIAPDLLHHLIQTYHPAFYYIPQDLPEETKKILPMNKPVAAIADSVLLRSDKKGPELFQDLALLLTTSGSTGSPKLVRLTYRNICENARSIAEYLHITDKERPVTMLPMSYSYGMSIINSHVLMGATVILTGHDILTAAFWERVKQENVSSLVGIPYTYQMFSRLRLTQMELPALKTLTQAGGKLPYELHQKFGEWSLNTGRRFFVMYGQTEAAPRMAYLPPDKTMEKCGSMGIAIPGGKLKLIDEIGAEITASDTVGELVYRGPNVSMGYAECAADLAKGDEWQGTLHTGDMAKRDSDGYFFIVGRKKRFIKVFGNRVNLDDTERLLSAAFADAEFACIGQDDLLCVYTTLKTEEQHRAVSEYLAQTTRLPAKVFHIFFIEAIPKNPAGKTLYSQLEII, encoded by the coding sequence ATGGAACTATTGAGATATGCCGAAAAAGATCCGCATCGGGTATTGGCGATAACCGATAGCGGCGAAACATTGCATTACAGCGAAATCAATACGGCTGCAGCTGCGTTTCCAAAAGAGGCCGCGCATCAACTGGTATTCCTACTCTGTAGAAATTCACCCGGGACGCTGCTCGGCTACCTCGGTTGCTTAAAAGCAGGAGCTGTACCGCTCCTGTTGGACGCACATATTGCACCGGATCTTTTGCACCATTTAATTCAAACCTACCATCCCGCCTTTTATTATATCCCGCAAGACTTACCGGAAGAGACAAAAAAAATACTTCCGATGAATAAGCCCGTTGCAGCGATAGCAGACAGTGTACTACTCCGTTCGGATAAAAAAGGGCCGGAGCTTTTTCAAGATTTAGCGCTGCTCCTCACTACATCGGGAAGTACCGGCAGCCCCAAGCTCGTACGTCTGACATACCGTAATATCTGTGAAAACGCACGGTCAATTGCAGAATACCTGCACATTACCGACAAAGAACGTCCGGTAACCATGCTGCCGATGAGCTATTCATACGGAATGTCCATTATTAACAGCCATGTTCTTATGGGTGCAACCGTCATATTGACCGGGCACGATATCTTAACCGCTGCGTTCTGGGAACGGGTTAAGCAAGAGAACGTCAGTTCGCTTGTGGGAATCCCCTATACCTATCAAATGTTCTCCCGTCTACGGCTGACCCAAATGGAGCTGCCGGCGCTCAAAACACTGACGCAGGCGGGAGGTAAACTGCCATACGAGCTGCATCAAAAATTCGGTGAATGGAGCCTGAACACCGGACGGCGCTTTTTTGTGATGTATGGACAAACCGAAGCCGCACCGCGCATGGCATATCTGCCGCCTGATAAGACAATGGAAAAATGCGGTAGTATGGGTATTGCAATCCCCGGCGGTAAACTAAAGTTGATCGACGAAATCGGTGCGGAAATCACTGCGTCCGATACTGTCGGTGAATTGGTGTACCGCGGGCCAAATGTTTCGATGGGCTATGCGGAATGCGCTGCCGATTTAGCGAAAGGCGACGAGTGGCAGGGAACGCTCCATACCGGAGATATGGCAAAACGGGATTCAGACGGTTATTTTTTTATCGTCGGAAGGAAAAAGCGGTTCATCAAGGTATTCGGTAATCGGGTTAATTTAGACGATACCGAACGGCTGCTGTCTGCCGCCTTTGCCGATGCCGAATTCGCTTGTATCGGACAAGACGACCTTCTCTGCGTTTATACAACGCTTAAAACCGAAGAACAGCATCGTGCAGTATCGGAATACCTCGCCCAAACGACACGGCTCCCTGCAAAGGTCTTCCACATCTTTTTTATTGAGGCTATCCCTAAGAATCCCGCGGGTAAAACGCTGTATTCGCAGCTGGAGATAATATGA
- a CDS encoding Na/Pi cotransporter family protein: MKIVVILLQALGSLGFILYGMKLMSEGIQKSAGGSLHRILNMMTGNRVLAVITGFAVTAIVQSSGATTVMTVSFVNAGLLSLTQAIGVIFGANIGTTVTAWIVALIGFQLKLAEIAIPAFGIGFFLTFFKKFRKESLGEGIMGFGLLFTGLGILSSLMPDLSADNLSFLSFAADGSIYSIIVGFIAGFLLTVILHSSSATTAIILTMAYGKVIGMEFAAASVLGSNVGSTIDAVIAAIGSKLNARRTATVHVLFNVCGALLFLIFFKPSLVLLYRLTPDGGKLADITIRLALFHSLFNIINTLIALPFVSYIARFVEWLVKDKGDESPERYQLVMPNETAIKENIEAYILQAEREISMMSMVVRRMFDTIRPLLEDEHKGSVEAVIEQLVQQEDYADQMQEELSRFLIATSRLSLSTKAEHNVRLMLTIVDNLENMTDHIYELGLHIEKSKKKKLDIPKEDMDKLLPYLGVVNQFIHFVHDHLNKPLAQDQLALADEMEQTIDAMRSNLKKLARNRLEEGGNVKAELLYIDMVRTIEKVGDCAFSISETLSKTM; this comes from the coding sequence ATGAAAATAGTTGTAATATTGCTGCAAGCATTGGGGAGCCTCGGATTCATTCTGTACGGCATGAAATTGATGAGCGAAGGTATTCAAAAAAGTGCCGGAGGGAGTCTTCACCGAATCCTCAATATGATGACCGGTAATCGAGTTCTTGCTGTAATCACCGGTTTTGCAGTTACTGCTATTGTCCAATCATCAGGCGCAACCACGGTTATGACCGTTTCCTTTGTCAATGCAGGACTCCTTTCACTAACACAAGCAATCGGCGTCATCTTCGGCGCTAATATCGGTACTACGGTTACCGCATGGATTGTTGCACTGATCGGCTTTCAACTTAAACTCGCCGAAATTGCGATACCGGCATTCGGCATCGGCTTTTTTCTTACCTTCTTCAAAAAGTTCCGTAAGGAAAGTTTGGGCGAAGGTATTATGGGCTTCGGACTCCTTTTCACAGGACTCGGAATCCTCTCTTCGCTTATGCCGGATCTTTCCGCCGACAACCTTTCATTCTTATCATTTGCAGCGGATGGCAGTATCTACAGCATTATAGTCGGTTTTATCGCAGGCTTTCTTTTAACGGTCATTTTGCACTCTTCGTCGGCAACCACTGCTATTATTTTGACCATGGCATACGGCAAAGTAATCGGTATGGAATTTGCGGCGGCAAGCGTACTCGGCAGTAACGTCGGTTCAACAATCGATGCTGTTATCGCGGCAATCGGCAGCAAACTCAACGCACGCAGAACCGCTACGGTACACGTCCTTTTTAATGTCTGCGGGGCACTGTTATTCTTAATCTTTTTTAAGCCCTCACTTGTATTACTATACCGATTAACCCCCGACGGCGGAAAACTTGCAGACATCACTATTCGTCTTGCACTCTTCCACTCGTTATTCAATATCATCAATACGTTGATTGCACTTCCGTTTGTTTCGTACATTGCACGATTCGTAGAATGGCTTGTAAAAGACAAAGGAGACGAATCGCCTGAACGGTATCAGCTGGTTATGCCGAACGAAACGGCGATTAAAGAAAATATTGAAGCGTACATTCTGCAAGCTGAGCGGGAAATCAGCATGATGTCTATGGTTGTGCGCAGGATGTTCGATACAATCCGCCCTCTGTTGGAGGACGAACACAAAGGCTCCGTTGAAGCCGTTATCGAACAGCTCGTACAGCAAGAGGACTATGCAGACCAAATGCAGGAAGAGTTATCCCGTTTCTTGATTGCAACATCCCGTCTATCCCTCAGCACTAAAGCGGAACATAACGTACGGCTGATGCTGACTATTGTCGATAACCTCGAAAACATGACCGATCATATCTATGAATTGGGTCTGCATATCGAAAAAAGCAAGAAGAAGAAGCTCGATATTCCGAAAGAGGATATGGATAAGCTCTTGCCCTATCTCGGCGTCGTCAATCAATTTATTCACTTTGTACACGATCACTTAAATAAACCGCTGGCACAGGATCAACTCGCGCTTGCCGATGAAATGGAACAAACAATCGATGCAATGCGCAGTAATCTGAAAAAGCTCGCACGGAACCGTCTGGAAGAAGGCGGTAATGTTAAGGCAGAGCTTTTGTATATCGATATGGTACGGACAATTGAAAAGGTCGGAGACTGCGCGTTCAGTATTTCCGAAACACTCAGCAAAACGATGTAA
- the metG gene encoding methionine--tRNA ligase subunit beta, which yields MSENTTEIITYDDFAKLQLKTGKVLECVKAENAEKLYILQVDLGEEKPRQIVSSLVDYYTAEELVGKEIIVLANLKPAKMRGHISEGMLLCAESEDSSICVLLKPETPVPAGTNIT from the coding sequence ATGAGTGAAAACACAACTGAAATAATTACCTATGATGATTTTGCAAAACTGCAGCTGAAAACCGGCAAGGTTTTGGAATGTGTAAAAGCTGAAAATGCGGAAAAACTCTACATTTTACAGGTAGACCTCGGCGAAGAAAAGCCGCGCCAAATCGTTTCGAGCTTAGTAGACTACTACACTGCCGAAGAATTGGTCGGCAAAGAGATTATCGTGCTTGCAAACCTCAAGCCTGCTAAAATGCGCGGGCATATTTCCGAAGGTATGCTGCTCTGCGCGGAATCCGAAGATTCATCGATCTGCGTTCTGCTAAAACCCGAAACGCCGGTACCCGCCGGTACCAATATCACTTGA
- a CDS encoding dienelactone hydrolase family protein, producing the protein MNGRAVLYAQTGDAQLEYEVAVLNPESFKKYNRIYNYELNHAFSAPELTDEGVLDTPLTVFYPVLEGTYPLVIISHGWHVSKKPNASLARYLASQGYVAAILSAKEKSYPEEFIAAFKSAYTLLKTANENTESCLFKRMDMQKIAIIGHSMGGTAALHFSKSIPDIGAVIALNPYNGASSLVERVGGKNEVLGTDLTALHIPVLIITGNKDNVAYPEKTFKFYEHCNTSAPTAFFAVKNGVHSSGLDSKGNMLSGWFDIELYMRYRLLILGWLDLFLKQKISEASMPYLYPAAFEAIKGWFYSGNTKCYPAYAFRNFLRR; encoded by the coding sequence ATGAACGGAAGAGCTGTGCTGTATGCACAAACCGGTGACGCACAGCTCGAATATGAAGTTGCCGTATTAAACCCTGAGTCCTTCAAAAAATATAACCGCATCTATAACTATGAACTCAATCATGCTTTTTCAGCGCCTGAATTAACCGATGAAGGTGTTTTAGATACTCCGCTCACGGTTTTTTATCCGGTACTTGAGGGAACCTACCCACTCGTTATTATCAGCCATGGCTGGCATGTTTCAAAAAAGCCGAATGCAAGCCTTGCCCGTTATCTTGCTTCTCAAGGATATGTCGCAGCGATTCTGTCGGCAAAAGAGAAAAGTTACCCCGAAGAGTTTATCGCTGCATTTAAATCGGCATATACACTTTTAAAAACGGCAAACGAAAATACCGAAAGCTGTTTATTTAAGCGGATGGATATGCAAAAAATAGCAATAATCGGTCACTCTATGGGAGGAACAGCGGCGCTGCACTTTTCAAAATCAATCCCCGATATCGGTGCCGTGATTGCATTGAATCCGTATAACGGAGCATCTTCTTTGGTAGAACGAGTCGGAGGCAAAAATGAGGTTCTCGGTACCGATCTAACAGCTCTGCACATTCCCGTTCTTATTATTACCGGCAACAAGGATAATGTTGCATATCCCGAAAAAACCTTTAAATTTTACGAACACTGCAATACATCTGCGCCCACGGCTTTTTTTGCCGTTAAGAACGGTGTTCATAGCAGCGGACTCGATAGCAAAGGCAATATGCTTTCAGGTTGGTTCGATATCGAACTTTATATGCGCTACAGACTGTTAATACTCGGATGGCTCGATCTGTTTTTAAAGCAGAAAATATCAGAAGCTTCTATGCCCTACTTATACCCTGCTGCGTTTGAAGCAATAAAAGGCTGGTTTTATTCCGGTAACACAAAATGTTATCCTGCTTACGCCTTCCGCAACTTTTTGCGCCGGTAA
- a CDS encoding FprA family A-type flavoprotein has protein sequence MKAQEISTGIYCIHADICARTSRFEGLWMLPQGVSINSYIVKGEKTALIDIVRDWDGSLKSYTEQLESIGLSFKDIDYLILNHLEPDHCDLIEYVHSCNPQAEVISTSKGLAIVEKFFKVQGNLRAVKTGDSLDLGGGKVLQFYETPNVHWPETMMTYEPATKILFSCDAFGSYGAIGEKIFDDQHSEEELKFYESEALRYYSNIVASFSTFVLKALDKLAALDIKCIAPSHGLIWRSHPDRIFSLYKRFAGYNTGGECEKEICIIWGSMYGYTKQGLDAVIKGIEAEQVPYTIHDIPDTDVSYILGNAYKAAGLVLAMPTYEYKMFPPMAYVLDLFERKHITDKTVLRIGNWGWSGGAKKEYEQKIAALKWNQLEQYEWQGKLLDADIRLLEERGAELARAVKTGTQA, from the coding sequence ATGAAAGCGCAAGAAATAAGTACAGGCATATATTGTATCCATGCGGATATTTGTGCACGCACGAGCCGTTTTGAAGGTTTGTGGATGCTTCCTCAAGGAGTAAGCATCAATTCATATATTGTAAAAGGCGAAAAGACCGCATTGATCGACATTGTTCGTGATTGGGACGGCTCGTTAAAAAGCTATACGGAACAACTGGAATCCATCGGGCTTTCGTTCAAGGACATCGATTACCTTATTCTGAATCACCTGGAACCCGACCATTGCGATCTGATTGAATATGTCCATTCCTGTAATCCGCAGGCGGAAGTTATCAGTACGTCAAAGGGGCTGGCGATAGTCGAAAAGTTTTTTAAGGTACAGGGAAACCTCCGTGCGGTTAAGACGGGAGATAGTCTTGACCTTGGCGGCGGAAAAGTTCTCCAATTTTACGAAACACCGAATGTACACTGGCCTGAAACAATGATGACCTATGAGCCTGCCACTAAAATCCTCTTTTCCTGCGATGCATTCGGCTCGTACGGCGCTATCGGCGAAAAGATCTTTGACGATCAGCATTCGGAGGAAGAACTGAAGTTTTACGAATCCGAAGCGCTGCGCTATTATTCGAATATCGTCGCAAGTTTCAGTACATTCGTCTTAAAGGCGTTGGACAAACTTGCAGCGCTGGATATCAAATGTATTGCGCCGAGTCACGGTCTTATTTGGCGTTCCCATCCCGATCGTATTTTTTCCCTTTACAAACGGTTTGCAGGTTACAACACCGGCGGCGAATGCGAAAAAGAAATCTGTATTATTTGGGGTTCCATGTACGGATATACCAAACAAGGGCTCGATGCCGTCATCAAAGGAATTGAAGCCGAACAAGTCCCCTACACCATCCACGACATACCCGACACGGACGTATCCTACATACTTGGTAATGCGTACAAGGCGGCAGGCTTGGTGCTTGCGATGCCTACCTATGAATACAAGATGTTCCCGCCGATGGCGTATGTATTGGATTTATTTGAACGCAAGCACATTACCGATAAAACGGTACTGCGTATCGGAAACTGGGGATGGTCGGGCGGCGCAAAGAAAGAATACGAGCAAAAAATAGCCGCTCTGAAATGGAACCAGCTGGAGCAATATGAATGGCAGGGCAAGCTGCTCGACGCAGATATTCGGCTGCTTGAAGAACGAGGCGCCGAACTTGCTCGTGCGGTTAAAACAGGTACTCAAGCGTAA